Part of the Uloborus diversus isolate 005 chromosome 9, Udiv.v.3.1, whole genome shotgun sequence genome is shown below.
AACCATTAAGCAGCAAACATTTGACGCATCATTAATTCTGCTTTACTTggagaaaaagatttaaaataaaattttatttttgtcttacAACTTACGAAAACAAgacaacttttaaaattaatttcagatgcTACTATTTCTATTCTACTGTTTCAATCTATTTTACTTTtctactttaatatttatttatttcgcaatGTTAATTTAAATACAGTATAAAGCTtcgtgattttctttctttctttttttttttctttcttttgtttattttcgcTTAATATGTTCCCGCGTGTTTATTGAAGAAATTGTTTGGATATACCTAAACACAACGAAAATTGTTTTTCGCGGAAGATTAATATTACGTTACATGAAGTTTTTATCTTGAAAACGTTTAAAAGGAAAAGTAAAAACTCTTATCCCCATTACAATCactattatatttttcattcccAAACGTATTTGTTATATTTTCGAGCGGCCAAAACTCATATgtgagtttaaataaaaaatatataatggaaATAGTACACAAAAGcgctttttatttgttaaaaatgctAGCGTGAGAATGCCGCACTTTTTAAAACCTATATAAAACGAAgagttttcaaaataacaatgaaaagaTGAGTTGAAATACGTGACGTCACTTTGTTCGAGTGGAACTTCTTACGTGGAACGAGTTACGTCACTGATAGAAGAATAAAATTTTCCCCCCGAAGATCGCAGAGACGGAAAACTACCAGTTGTGTGAACGAAGAGCTCTCAGAAGCGCAAGGCTCAAAAATGACCGATAATGTTGTGTTTTATTGGACCGCAAATAAGTTAGAAGTCGAAAGGTATTTTTTTACCACCGGGAATACAACATGGTCTTTTGGAAGACCTTCGCTCGTTTTATCCCAGCCGCCGACGCTTCGCAGAGAATCGAATACAGATAAAGATCAAtgtgtgaaattaaaatttgctaATACCGACATGAGGGTGAAGAAGTATTTATCGTTTAGCCCGGGAAGATTGGAAAAAAGTACAAACTTGACGCTGAAGGATCTGGTGTTGCCGGAAGAAATTTCAGAACGACCGGTGAAGATTCAGTGTGAATTTACTGTTTATTCCGTGTTCGATTTTAGTGTAGCTCCTGTACCAATCGGTCCAGTCGGTCCCATTGGAGATGTCGAATTGTCGTCGTTAATGGGACGAGTAGAAAAATTCGATTGCTTGTCGAAAAATCTTCTTTCGTTGTTGACAAGTGGCGACTTTTCTGATCTCGTCCTTAGCTGCCAATCAAGAGAAATCAAAGTCCATAAAGCCATTTTGTCTTCTCGTTCGTCAGTATTCGCTGGAATGTTTTTGCACCAAATGAGGGAAAACATTAACAATCGGGTTGAGGTTGCAGACATTGAAGCAGACGTGCTGGTGGAATTGATGTCGTATATTTACACCGGTGTGGCTCACGATTCGGATTTGGACATCATTAGTGGCTTGTTCGCAGCAGCTGAGAAATACGATCTGCAAGAGCTCAAGAAGGTTTGTCgttgttttttgcaaaataaactttCGTTGGATACAGTTACGGATATTATTGTTTTAGCAGACATTTATAGTGACTCAGAACTCAAAAATACTGCAAGAAAGTATATTCTAGAACATTTCGAGCAATTACGAACACTTGAATCttggaataaatttttgaaagagcatcaaaactTAGGCGTGGAAATTCTCAGCAGCGTGATGGACGCTTTGTTGCTACAAAAATAATCGACGAAATGTTAATATTTAATATGTGGGTTCATAGCACGAAAATCTGTGATATAATATAAGGTATGAATTGCGAAAGAAAAGTTTATTGTTATAGTCATATTGTTATTTTAGCTGCTATTTATAGTGACTTAGAGCTTACTGactgcaaaaaattgaatatttaaacaaattactAACTCTTAAAAGATGGAATTCTTTGGATGGATTCAattcaatggggtggtttccagtggtggcgctaggaaatccccgacagggtggcaaacttgcccgacaggggggcatagccaaattttacctttgcaagattccccccccccccagagcctgatcatcctgacattggacatggggcacatttctatttcaggaaattcattttgtgccccccccccccattccagctttttttttatatgttgaagcaataaaatatttatttcgttacttgcatttttacacaaccgtaataaatttggtggtacctcatatcacaatgtaatatatacatttaaaaagtagaagatatgtagtagtatacgataaatatataaatgtggttaaactttgcaataaaccgtaaataccaaaatgatctatcatataacttttaatagtaaatacagactaaatttggagtggttttctgatttgcaaagagatcacacttttaaggcgaatttttaacaacaaatagattttttccttgttttggcatttgcaaaactatcaatgatatcattgtactctagattctgagtgaaatcattatttatttttaattaacatgataaattaaggttattttgggcccccctgaaatctaagaggaagggcctgtgccccacatgcccctgcggtaatcaggctctgcccccctccaattcaagtgataaagaaactaatcattttttgcttctaaggacacgaattccctataaaaattaaaagcaaaaaataaaaaatttaaaatagataaaatgaaatatgtagggaaaaaaatcaaattttaaatgaaaaacatgaaactaggcttttgtgagcagggtcatgcgagatcaataaactagaactgtATGAGAATTAGATATTGACGAAAAGTCTgactatgatgtaaaatcattataaatgtgtgcccaacagaattttatgcagagaaagaaacttaacaacaggaatttagttgtgcttgtagaaattaggggggggtccgggggttccccccccggaaatttttcgaaattgtagctctgaaaacgcaattttagatgatcttcggtaatttcatggagagaaggatttgggtgctcacccccaaagaattttaagaaattgaagtccaataaacgaacttttagtcgatctgtaatggtattttatagggagtgagagtcgaggtgcacccccgaaaaagttttaaaattaaagaatcgaaaacgcaattgtaggtcatgtttggtaacgttagagtGATGGGGTTATTGACCGATTAAGATACTGagggtccctccccccccccccttccgtaatcaaaccttataaacacacaaatttacggagGGAAATTCCCATGGCTCAAGGTTATAGcagtgctcatccactagctcaaaatatttattggggagcagagaaacccacatcttaagtaaacaaaaaaaaaaagagcaactaatattaagttaaaaaattcaaaagaaacttgagcccgatgcctagctttatattaagatgaacctcgcgagtcagaacacgtataaaattaaatttatttatattttctttcattatattatttttccgggataacttgggaaagcatggaaaagggaagatgattacaactactaagttttgctagcgcaaagcagaatcaagacaaaaaattgaaaatattttgaagagcctagtttgctaaaacccattacaagtattttatttgataacaaatagaaactgggaacgggtaaaaattttgcgctaaaaaaattagaaaaggtgcaaatttttacgatttttaattaatttgtatggtaataaaaggtctacatcgattaggcctagctggtggtggatggagctgacgggcaaccgggctaatcagataaataatcatgatagtttcataggagctgcacacatatttcattcctagatttttacaaatatcatcgtacaaatcacagctatttggaggaaaatgtgtgggccgccgaagcatgtttgaaatagaaaataaaagttaaaatgtagtgagcgagatttaaattattgaaatgaatagtcacaccagcagttctaagcaagaaaaatgacagactccgacttcgggaattttagagctttcgactctgattccacaagaactggcaggggattttaagggaaaatgatcgactccgactgctgaatttttaaaccttcggctcctgactccgacttctttacctcaaaatcagtccgacttcaactcctcacccgttggttctaagtttttgaatgtactaaacgaaagtaatgtgtgtgttttgtgtaatccaaaaaaaaaaaaaaacgaaacttgataatatgatcggcactatgctaaactcggtaacaaacgaaggtgaaaaatcgcgaatctcgtttttcaaattcaatggtttgccgtagtactcaaaaagggctattaccaaagaatatagataagggagaagaactttcacttcgagaccggtttgtaagctccgcagagaaaataaattactaacgaaaacatgttttgggacaaaagccgacatttaggaacaaattcgtcgccaacggtgaactggcttggcggagggttgccatttcctcgcgggagtcggggagacacaccccttatggagattctaaagccttttgtatctgaagatttgaagagttccagatgttcaatcgttcctctcttttaactaatgtactcatttgctactgttgaaaaaccgcaactgataccgcgatttttctctttgagtgggcctggaagaagtgtcatcgcgccgttcgacccctgagcgttgtgcgaactaatgcatctactaatcagaatgaattcgccctaaatttccccttttactgatcattgagggaagaaacattattatttatttccacttttgctgatttatatcattgaggttgtaaaaacaaaataacctttttggtctgctacgggagttgttttaggggagtattcttctttttttttaatttaaagaaatggtttaaacgaagaaataaatttaaaagtttctctagcagctctagttttcagataatttcagctgctttacccaaattatgcagttttaactccattttatgcatttctaaatcaaagtgtaggcttctgaaagaaggactgcctccagcatgtttgctctgctataatcagttggcagtctagttacattcagaaaaactcactacatgaagtaaatatctagtaagtttagtaacaaggcttcaccgaattgcggtcaacttgtaagttcttgcaatgcatatattcgctttgcgtgatgtgtgacgaattggatctttgtatgtaatattttcagggtccggctaatgtagacaataaacaaaattttttgggtgtcctctacagtcaaaccttataaacaaaagcattaataaagaatcaggggtggtagtttcaggggtgttcaggtgttaaatcacttattcaaagcaacccacacttgtacacatgaaaaactagataaattcaggagagtaccttaattttcttacatagaaactgcagcaattttagtatttttggggctcttaaaaattggggacccatggccaacagcctaattggtctggttggtaaaatttgattcttttgtataatacactttgaataaaaattccattatttgtttttcatttgatctatggatgtaacttaaacccatgtcacaaatatttcaatttatttatcattgcaTCTGAGCATATTTCTAGTGAAATGtagtgttgtaattaatttgttaccctgacaacaataagaaatgtagtgatatggaagcaaactaatgaactaatcatgtaaatattcttattttatgtaataaagtgtttcagtgtattatgaattttattgactcaaatttttaatgcaatctttatttttgatgcaaacaatacaattgggaaaatgagaatacataccaaactgattgaagtcaaggtaaatttaatataaaaggaaataactaatgaaattgcctattgatcattagaatattagctctatataggctgtagtacacattacgtagcataaaaaacattgttttacgaaaaacattgaatcatttcaccagaaatgaattgaatttgtgggatcaaagctattttttaaattagacatctttcattacttttcatcattgaaagactatcactcattatcatgttaccgacctttgtaaaaaattattattattattattttttttttttttttttttttttgcacaatctaaaacattttcacttttattagattctgttgaatttgtcaaagtgaagtttcagtacgagttctctcgagtacatttcgggacgaaaatagttttaaacatgagtttttaattgtttccatccaggtataactattttgaatagtttcgtacggcgaaatggatcaagcttattctcttcctacttaatcatggaaaattatcgaactttatCGAATATCGGAGCAACTTGCTCGCTTAATAAGGGGACCCactaatgatttttggaaaactgcTGAATGATCCTAGTCGTTGTTACTTTTTAGGAAACTCTGTAAAGATACATTTACCGGGCTTTCCCCCTTCCCCATCTCTCTTATTAGTTCTGTCTTCTCTTCCTTTCCTCCGAAAACACCAATCACTACCCATCACCCCCAGAGGCACGGAAGAAAAAGCTATGTCCGTAAGGTtagttccccctccccccccccccccggagatcatcagtgaaattgttaatgaggtctaaggatatcaatggtgcaatactgtactgccgtgtgcaggggaaaagcagtaactgcaaatttttcatttttgatttttttgcatttttgtcatctattgtgcgttatctttactgtacaagctcgcttatttggtttccgctgaaaataacgcgcgaaaaagacgtctctaattccaacactttcctattgttagcattaaatccaaaacgcgtttcttcaaatatcttgaaaaatcatttctgcagttactgctgtttacctgcacagggcagtatgataaggtttaaggcgagctgaacgatggtttttcttgatcgtaggaggtctgtgatgaatttccctactgaatggaaaactggtagtcggccccgcttaaacgaataccgtgagttccaagaaatattattcgaatcagcggggaaattttatttatttttcctgattaacaacgtttgtcttaaaacgttataataaatcaatatctaagtaatagaagaaacatgttttttattaaaaagcgttttaaataagctaagtaaataaaagtacgtatgaaaatcaTATGTCACTTACAACTATGGGTGGTGAATCTTTGTTccgacaccttttttcagttaatattttttggagacagtccataatagtgaattccttgctcaaggtattttgggagcacctttcaaacttcaattaccgtgttttacgcaattaatatctatcaatttcttatcttctgcaatgtttatatttcgttgcgttttttaatttaattatcaactgtctgttggtaatggcaacgataaaaaaaaataaatcgaatagtggatatgctttgatggattatgaatgttttttcccccgccggttgtttgccgaaaaatacaatttttaatttttgcttcagtaattgctcttaattaattttttatgtattcaaaaattttctcagctaaaacatatgcgaaagctgatcactattattcgattaaccggggaaatcgttcgattaagcgggatccctaacattgcgaaatgtctaacattgggaaatattcggttcctggagattttattcgtataagcggggttttcgtttatccgttacgagataaggcggggctgacaacattgtgtttccattacgatccaagtgcgcagaacaaaaattgacttattttgtaaacaaacaaataacagaattttttaaaaaataccaagaacttttcataatgaactcaaaaagtacaaaataatttttctgggtcacaaaggacaatttaagaattcctgtagtttttgaaaatgacaccacaaacgaagaaaagtgcggctcatgtcatgaagaggatttattattatctagctttcaatcataactttgagtgttgaaacatgcatatttttgttattgggaaagtttggtttgaaatgactagaaccgcacttttcttcatttgtggtgtaattttcgtagaattttcgaaaaatacaagaattctgatctagaaaagctattttgtccttttgagtgcattatgaaaagtgcttggtatttttaaaaatattctgttcttttattctttttagtgtaaatgtatttcagaaatagaataattttaccctcacgtttttcatataaatgctcccgacaaaaagggagaaaacctatgtacgtgtctaaaactttaagcagtaggcactaaaatttaatccttgttcctctgtaggatttatgtttgctaatttcatgattgcttcagaggagccttgatttaaaattttcattatgattgcttttaacattagtgttgaaaggcaacaaaatttgtaacaatgggttttatatttaaacatttaatgaggaaattacatgaaacttgcggttttccatcttaacttaaataattattttattttagaattttattttttcagcgctaagttgtaccttaagattaagcaaatcatttagtgaaatcccgaagtctctaagtagtctaatagcagagatataagagaaaccaggcctcagatttctccgagacaatcaggccaagtataataaaagtgcttaaataacagaattaaaaaaaaaaaaatactaagcacttttcataacgcactcaaaaggacaaaataacctttctgggtcagaaaggacaatttaagcattcctgtagttttcgaaaattccaagaaaatgacaccacaaacgaagaaaagtgcggctcaaatcatgaagagaatttcttatcattatatagctttcaatcatagctttgagtgttcaaacatgcatatttttcttattggggaaacgctttttgtgttctcaagaagcattatgatattgaatgcaaaataaacctaatatttactctttgttaagctttagtagttcaaaataaaaaaaaaaaactcttaaaagtgttacatgacgttgtgtatttatctctgtacttttttgaaaaaccttcttcatataaaaacgctgtccgaaaaggtgattttcaggaaaaagttataaaggtcactatatatgtgtcgtggaaaaggtctgcggactgatttctagttgataaggatacaatgcgaacatttatcgcttgaaatctgaagacttttattgtcttaaagttaaaattgcggaataaaacgcaaatgcatatattcacaaggaacgataaaattaaaaattttaaaaacctccgattgagtcgcaactgcagaatcaagagggaaaattgaaaatccttttaaaagtcttatattatttaaaatcaaagtcaagtattttttttttttttttttgctattaaattgaaactggcaacaaataaaaactttaaatcactgcttttaattcccttgttggtcaacaatgaatggggtcgtttccaaaattttaaaagtatttttttctgaaagagcatgcttaaaaacacagga
Proteins encoded:
- the LOC129230030 gene encoding speckle-type POZ protein B-like, which gives rise to MTDNVVFYWTANKLEVERYFFTTGNTTWSFGRPSLVLSQPPTLRRESNTDKDQCVKLKFANTDMRVKKYLSFSPGRLEKSTNLTLKDLVLPEEISERPVKIQCEFTVYSVFDFSVAPVPIGPVGPIGDVELSSLMGRVEKFDCLSKNLLSLLTSGDFSDLVLSCQSREIKVHKAILSSRSSVFAGMFLHQMRENINNRVEVADIEADVLVELMSYIYTGVAHDSDLDIISGLFAAAEKYDLQELKKVCRCFLQNKLSLDTVTDIIVLADIYSDSELKNTARKYILEHFEQLRTLESWNKFLKEHQNLGVEILSSVMDALLLQK